One Clostridium sp. CM027 genomic window carries:
- a CDS encoding energy-coupling factor transporter ATPase encodes MSIKIENLTYIYMPKTPFEKKAIDNVSIEIKQGEFVALIGHTGSGKSTLIQHINGLLKPTSGRILVDDIDITNKNVKLTNIRKKVGLVFQYPEYQLFEETIEKDIAFGPQNLGLDNDEINKRVQRAMEIVGLDYEEYKDKSPFEISGGQKRRVAIAGVVAMQPKVLILDEPTAGLDPKGRDDILSKLVELYNQNDMTIILVSHSMEDVAKVANRIVVMDKGKCILDGSPQKVFSEIELLESVGLAVPQATYLIRELRNKGFDLSQDIFTLEKAKQELLRILKKN; translated from the coding sequence ATGTCAATTAAAATAGAAAACTTAACGTATATATATATGCCAAAAACTCCTTTCGAAAAAAAAGCTATAGATAATGTATCTATAGAAATAAAGCAAGGGGAATTTGTAGCACTAATTGGGCATACAGGTTCAGGGAAATCTACCCTAATACAACATATAAACGGACTGTTAAAACCAACATCAGGTAGAATATTAGTAGACGACATAGATATAACAAACAAAAATGTGAAATTGACAAACATAAGAAAAAAGGTTGGACTAGTATTTCAGTATCCTGAATATCAACTTTTTGAAGAAACTATTGAAAAAGACATTGCTTTTGGGCCACAAAATTTAGGCTTAGATAATGATGAAATAAACAAAAGAGTTCAGCGAGCTATGGAAATTGTTGGACTGGATTATGAAGAGTATAAGGACAAATCACCTTTTGAAATAAGTGGTGGTCAAAAGAGAAGAGTAGCTATTGCAGGAGTAGTGGCTATGCAGCCAAAGGTCTTAATTTTAGATGAACCAACTGCAGGACTCGATCCAAAAGGAAGAGACGATATCTTAAGTAAGCTTGTTGAATTGTACAACCAAAATGACATGACTATAATTTTAGTATCGCATAGTATGGAAGATGTGGCCAAGGTTGCTAATAGAATTGTAGTAATGGATAAAGGAAAGTGTATTCTAGACGGGTCGCCACAGAAGGTATTTAGTGAAATAGAATTATTAGAAAGTGTAGGTCTAGCAGTGCCACAGGCAACATACTTAATTAGGGAACTACGTAATAAAGGATTCGATTTATCACAAGATATATTTACCTTAGAAAAAGCTAAACAAGAATTGCTTAGAATATTAAAAAAGAATTAG
- a CDS encoding energy-coupling factor transporter transmembrane protein EcfT: MIKDITIGQYIPGESFVHKLDPRFKILISLLFIVDLFLVNNFIGYLFIIIFLLATIIIANLSFKYIYNGLKPILVLLLITAVLNIFMTSGKELNLIFHYGFINVYKEGLIVAAFMILRLVFLIMGTSILTLTTSPIELTDGIENLLNPFKRIGVPAHELAMMMTIALRFIPTLMDETDKIMKAQMARGADFESGNLISRAKSLIPILVPLFISSFRRADELAMAMESRCYKGGEGRTRMKQLKITKKDYVASFAFTLLFIITIVSRT; encoded by the coding sequence ATGATCAAAGATATTACAATAGGTCAATATATACCAGGGGAGTCTTTTGTACATAAATTAGATCCAAGATTTAAGATACTAATATCCCTTTTGTTTATTGTGGACCTATTTTTGGTAAATAATTTTATAGGCTATCTATTTATAATTATATTTCTTTTAGCCACAATAATAATAGCTAATTTGTCATTTAAGTACATTTATAATGGGTTAAAGCCTATTTTAGTTTTATTACTTATTACAGCAGTATTAAACATTTTTATGACTAGCGGGAAAGAGTTAAATTTAATTTTTCACTATGGGTTTATAAATGTTTATAAAGAAGGTCTAATAGTTGCAGCGTTTATGATTCTTAGACTTGTGTTTTTAATTATGGGAACATCAATATTGACATTAACTACATCCCCAATAGAGTTAACAGATGGCATAGAAAATCTTTTAAATCCATTTAAAAGAATAGGCGTGCCAGCCCATGAGTTAGCAATGATGATGACTATTGCATTAAGATTTATTCCCACTCTTATGGATGAGACTGATAAAATTATGAAAGCACAAATGGCAAGAGGTGCTGATTTTGAGTCTGGGAATTTGATAAGTAGAGCAAAAAGTTTAATCCCTATTTTAGTACCCTTGTTTATAAGTTCTTTTAGGCGGGCTGATGAATTAGCAATGGCTATGGAATCAAGATGTTACAAAGGTGGAGAAGGAAGAACTAGAATGAAACAACTAAAGATAACAAAAAAAGATTATGTTGCAAGTTTTGCTTTTACACTGTTGTTTATTATTACTATTGTTAGTAGAACATAA
- the truA gene encoding tRNA pseudouridine(38-40) synthase TruA, whose product MKNIKLIIEYDGTNYSGWQRQKQNNVRTIQEKIELAIEEITGEKTQITGSSRTDAGVHAKGYTGNFYTDSKISAEKFTGAINSKLPLDIVILHSIEVPYEFHSRYNSKGKRYSYTILNRRESVAVGRNYIYNHKEILDVDAMKLGALYFIGTHDFSAFKNLGSSVKTSVRTISQLDIIKDEELIKIYIAADGFLYNMVRIIVGALIRVGEGKIKPNEIKDIIESKERAKAGKSAPPGGLCLEEVFY is encoded by the coding sequence GTGAAAAATATAAAGCTCATAATAGAATACGATGGAACAAACTATTCAGGTTGGCAAAGGCAAAAGCAAAATAATGTTAGAACTATTCAAGAAAAAATAGAGCTTGCTATTGAAGAGATTACAGGTGAAAAAACTCAAATTACGGGGTCTAGTAGAACAGATGCCGGAGTTCATGCAAAAGGGTATACAGGAAACTTTTATACTGATAGTAAAATATCTGCGGAAAAATTCACAGGAGCTATAAATAGTAAGCTCCCCTTAGATATTGTGATTTTACATTCTATTGAGGTTCCATATGAGTTTCATTCAAGGTATAATAGTAAAGGGAAGCGGTACAGTTACACTATACTTAATAGGCGAGAGTCTGTTGCCGTAGGACGTAATTACATATATAACCATAAAGAGATATTAGATGTAGATGCTATGAAACTAGGGGCGTTATATTTTATAGGTACTCATGATTTTTCTGCATTCAAAAATCTGGGCAGTTCGGTTAAAACTTCTGTACGAACTATTTCGCAACTAGATATAATAAAGGATGAAGAACTTATAAAAATATATATTGCTGCTGACGGATTCCTTTATAATATGGTTAGAATAATAGTTGGAGCGCTAATTAGGGTTGGAGAAGGAAAAATTAAACCTAATGAAATTAAAGATATAATTGAGTCAAAAGAGAGAGCAAAGGCTGGAAAATCTGCTCCACCCGGGGGATTATGTTTGGAGGAAGTTTTTTATTAA
- the rplM gene encoding 50S ribosomal protein L13 — translation MKSYLAKPLEVERKWFVVDVEGKVLGRAASQIAAILRGKHKPTFTPHVDTGDFVIVINADKIVLTGKKLDQKMLRHHSFYPGGLKEVPYRIAIVKKPEFIFEEAVRRMLPKGPLGRQTLKKLTVYRGSEHKNEAQNPEPLVLKY, via the coding sequence ATGAAATCATACTTAGCAAAACCACTAGAAGTAGAAAGAAAATGGTTCGTTGTAGATGTAGAAGGAAAAGTTTTAGGAAGAGCAGCTAGTCAAATAGCAGCTATATTAAGAGGAAAGCACAAACCAACATTTACACCACATGTTGATACAGGTGACTTTGTAATTGTAATAAATGCTGATAAGATAGTTTTAACTGGTAAGAAATTAGACCAAAAAATGTTAAGACATCACTCTTTTTATCCAGGTGGATTAAAAGAAGTTCCATATAGAATAGCAATAGTTAAAAAACCTGAGTTTATTTTTGAAGAAGCAGTAAGAAGAATGCTTCCAAAGGGACCATTAGGTCGTCAAACACTTAAAAAATTAACTGTATACAGAGGATCAGAACATAAAAATGAAGCACAAAATCCAGAACCACTAGTGCTTAAATACTAA
- the rpsI gene encoding 30S ribosomal protein S9, protein MAKVQYIGTGRRKKSVARVRLVPGEGKIVINKRNIENYFGLETLILIVNQPLVLTGTKDKFDILVNVNGGGYTGQAGAIRHGISRSLLKADETLRPELKKAGFLTRDPRMKERKKYGLKKARKASQFSKR, encoded by the coding sequence ATGGCAAAGGTTCAATATATAGGAACAGGAAGAAGAAAAAAATCAGTTGCTAGAGTAAGACTTGTACCTGGCGAAGGTAAAATTGTTATAAACAAAAGAAACATAGAAAATTATTTTGGATTAGAAACTTTAATTCTTATAGTTAACCAACCTTTAGTATTAACTGGAACTAAAGATAAATTTGATATTCTAGTTAATGTAAATGGTGGTGGATATACAGGTCAAGCTGGAGCAATAAGACACGGTATTTCTAGATCTTTATTAAAAGCTGACGAAACTTTAAGACCAGAGCTTAAAAAAGCAGGATTTTTAACAAGAGATCCAAGAATGAAAGAAAGAAAGAAATACGGCCTTAAAAAAGCAAGAAAAGCATCTCAGTTCTCAAAGAGATAG
- a CDS encoding superoxide dismutase — protein MYNLKPYIFDFKSVNGFSKKQLDEHYKLYSGYVSKLNEIWNIPYIPGNYTDSNATYSKMRSLKLGETYALNGVKLHNLYFENMTGGSNTPYGPIFNAIINQFATYDDFISYLTNVGLSMRGWVVLSIDSLDSKLHIIGSDSHDTGAVWQSFPILVMDVYEHAYFMDFGTDKKKYISTFIENINWSILNDRFEKYVFSMRSANMNQHRYYPYSLF, from the coding sequence ATGTACAATTTAAAGCCTTACATTTTTGATTTTAAATCGGTGAATGGCTTTTCCAAGAAGCAGCTAGATGAGCATTACAAACTATATTCGGGTTACGTAAGCAAATTAAATGAAATTTGGAACATTCCCTATATACCCGGTAATTATACTGATAGCAATGCTACTTATTCCAAAATGCGCAGTTTAAAACTGGGCGAAACATATGCACTGAATGGGGTAAAGCTTCACAACCTTTATTTTGAAAACATGACTGGGGGAAGTAACACCCCTTATGGTCCCATATTTAATGCTATAATAAATCAGTTTGCGACCTATGATGATTTTATCTCCTATCTTACAAATGTAGGATTATCCATGAGAGGTTGGGTAGTTCTCTCTATTGATTCGCTTGATAGCAAATTACACATAATAGGAAGCGATTCACACGATACTGGAGCAGTATGGCAATCTTTCCCCATATTAGTAATGGATGTTTATGAGCATGCATATTTCATGGATTTTGGAACAGATAAGAAAAAATATATTTCTACGTTTATTGAAAATATAAATTGGAGTATTTTAAATGACAGATTCGAAAAATACGTTTTTTCAATGAGATCGGCGAATATGAACCAACATAGATATTATCCATATAGTCTTTTTTAA
- a CDS encoding Na/Pi cotransporter family protein, which produces MQAINMVIGLFGGVGLFLYGMKMMGDGLINASGEKLKKIFDKITSNPIKGVATGAAITAVIQSSSATTVMVVGFVNAGLMDLYQAAAVIMGANVGTTITAQLIAFKLDNIMPVFLGIGSLTILFSKDKKGRETGNIILGFGILFLGMELMKNAMSPLANSPAFATLIMKLEGNTILAILTGVLMTSVLQSSSASTGILVALASTSALPLGVAVPILFGNNIGTCITALLSSIGTSKTAKKAALIHLFFNIFGTLIFIPLINPVIQLVQVITPGGSIGIKRQIANAHTIFNITNTIIMVPFIRYLVLLVNKIIPGEDEVVIMGVKYIDDRLLETPVIAVGQTSQEVVRMANLAKENVQLAMECFTNNNESNIRAVYENEKLINLLEDEITSYLVKLSSTQLSEEQTKIVTSMFNVVNDIERIGDHAENLVDLTSEKIQKNLKFSKEAIEELDGMYKYIVNALEISIESFENNDIMKAESVMAIESRIDSLENELRSSHIRRLNSSGCGATVGTMYLDIISNFERIGDHATNIAEVVINK; this is translated from the coding sequence ATGCAGGCTATAAATATGGTTATAGGCCTTTTTGGAGGCGTCGGGTTATTCTTATATGGAATGAAAATGATGGGTGATGGGTTAATAAATGCATCAGGTGAAAAACTCAAAAAGATATTTGATAAAATAACATCTAATCCTATTAAAGGTGTAGCTACAGGAGCTGCAATAACAGCAGTTATTCAAAGCAGTAGTGCAACTACAGTAATGGTAGTTGGTTTTGTTAATGCAGGACTTATGGACCTATATCAGGCAGCGGCGGTAATTATGGGAGCGAATGTTGGAACCACTATAACAGCGCAGCTAATTGCATTTAAACTTGATAATATAATGCCAGTATTTTTAGGAATAGGTTCTTTAACAATATTATTTTCAAAAGATAAAAAGGGTAGGGAAACAGGCAATATTATATTAGGCTTTGGTATTCTTTTCTTAGGAATGGAATTAATGAAGAATGCTATGTCTCCACTAGCCAATTCGCCAGCTTTTGCAACTTTAATAATGAAATTGGAAGGAAATACTATCTTAGCAATTTTAACAGGAGTACTTATGACTTCAGTACTCCAAAGTTCTTCTGCGTCCACGGGTATTTTAGTAGCATTAGCTTCTACATCAGCACTGCCACTCGGAGTGGCGGTACCAATTTTATTTGGTAATAATATAGGCACATGTATAACGGCTTTATTATCGAGTATAGGAACGTCTAAAACAGCAAAGAAAGCAGCTCTAATACATCTGTTTTTTAATATATTTGGTACATTAATTTTTATTCCACTAATAAACCCAGTAATACAACTTGTACAAGTTATAACACCGGGTGGGAGTATAGGTATAAAAAGACAAATTGCGAATGCCCATACAATATTTAATATAACAAATACCATAATTATGGTGCCATTTATTAGATATCTCGTTTTACTTGTTAACAAGATTATACCTGGAGAAGATGAAGTTGTAATAATGGGGGTTAAGTATATAGATGATAGATTACTAGAGACACCAGTTATTGCGGTTGGGCAAACATCGCAAGAGGTAGTTAGAATGGCTAACTTAGCAAAAGAAAATGTACAGCTTGCTATGGAGTGTTTTACTAACAATAACGAAAGTAATATAAGAGCTGTTTATGAAAATGAAAAATTAATAAACTTACTTGAAGATGAAATTACATCATATTTAGTAAAGCTTTCATCAACACAATTATCGGAGGAACAAACTAAAATAGTAACTTCTATGTTCAATGTAGTAAATGATATAGAGCGTATAGGAGATCATGCTGAAAATTTAGTGGATTTAACTAGTGAAAAGATTCAAAAGAATTTGAAATTCTCAAAAGAAGCTATAGAAGAGTTAGATGGAATGTATAAATACATAGTAAATGCCCTAGAAATTAGTATTGAGAGTTTTGAAAACAATGATATTATGAAAGCAGAATCCGTTATGGCAATAGAAAGTAGAATTGACAGTTTAGAAAACGAATTAAGATCATCACATATAAGAAGATTAAATAGTAGCGGATGCGGGGCTACAGTTGGGACAATGTACCTAGATATTATTAGCAATTTTGAAAGAATAGGAGATCATGCAACCAATATCGCAGAAGTGGTAATAAACAAATAA
- the cwlD gene encoding N-acetylmuramoyl-L-alanine amidase CwlD, producing MRYKNNKLVAIIIVIIVGMVGFIGVNLSFSKETMNASKGNKKILIDAGHGGMDGGTSSQNGTVEKDINLSIAKKLKESLKKAGYEVVMTREEDTGSYSKSGTIRSNYNEDLKNRCDLKKSSNCDMLISVHLNYFSQSKYYGAQVWYSDYKDSVTLASTIQKNLRVDLDPNNKRIQKPAKNAYKLLRVNDNMPSVIVECGFLSNNEEEQKLKSDEYQRKIADSISKSVDEFFKSNPKE from the coding sequence TTGAGGTATAAAAATAACAAATTAGTAGCTATTATCATAGTAATCATTGTAGGGATGGTAGGCTTTATAGGCGTAAATCTAAGCTTTTCAAAAGAAACTATGAATGCTAGTAAAGGGAATAAAAAAATACTCATCGATGCCGGACATGGAGGGATGGATGGTGGCACAAGCTCTCAAAATGGTACTGTAGAAAAAGATATAAATTTAAGTATAGCAAAAAAGCTTAAAGAGAGCTTAAAAAAAGCAGGATATGAGGTAGTTATGACAAGAGAAGAAGATACAGGATCTTATTCAAAAAGTGGAACTATAAGGTCAAATTACAATGAAGATTTAAAAAATAGATGTGATTTAAAGAAATCAAGTAATTGTGATATGTTAATTAGCGTTCATTTAAATTATTTTTCACAGAGTAAATATTATGGAGCACAAGTATGGTACTCAGATTATAAAGATAGCGTTACATTAGCTAGTACAATTCAAAAAAACCTTAGGGTAGATTTGGATCCCAATAATAAGAGAATACAGAAGCCTGCTAAAAATGCTTACAAGTTATTAAGGGTGAATGACAATATGCCAAGCGTTATAGTGGAATGTGGATTTTTATCAAACAATGAAGAAGAACAAAAATTAAAGTCAGATGAATATCAAAGAAAAATTGCAGACTCCATAAGCAAATCTGTAGACGAGTTTTTTAAAAGTAATCCAAAAGAGTAA
- a CDS encoding DUF3048 C-terminal domain-containing protein encodes MAKKNFTFIIYFLSSILVLVLSLFVYRFTMHICYLNLHDQITTPKYTGERVSKTYSAQLKKIATFINTTNEPSIKGLSNADLILEFLSKSNGLTYKAMFSQESAKNVSSTINLKDYCNSYLPILKFSNNVETKALKGINATSIFISFNEDSSSNFLYQNGEYYHYRGLNIDNDNNTPVKLTNVIVQFVHGNIVNDETLASSESCGTGLLFCSGKAQDIKWDRKNNSKINITDRKGDPISLMPGPTWWTFIDETSSIAYD; translated from the coding sequence AAGTTCTATTTTAGTATTAGTTCTTTCACTATTTGTTTATAGGTTTACTATGCATATTTGTTACCTTAATTTACATGATCAAATAACTACACCAAAATATACAGGTGAAAGAGTTTCTAAAACTTATTCTGCCCAGCTCAAAAAAATTGCAACTTTTATTAATACTACTAATGAACCATCTATTAAGGGACTTAGTAATGCAGATTTGATCCTTGAGTTTTTAAGTAAGTCTAATGGCCTTACTTATAAAGCTATGTTTAGCCAAGAAAGTGCTAAAAATGTTAGTTCAACAATTAATTTAAAAGATTATTGTAATTCATATTTACCAATATTAAAATTTTCCAATAACGTTGAAACAAAAGCCCTTAAAGGTATCAATGCAACTTCCATTTTTATAAGTTTTAATGAAGATTCATCTTCAAATTTTTTATATCAAAATGGAGAGTATTATCATTATAGAGGCTTAAACATTGATAATGATAATAATACTCCTGTAAAGCTAACTAATGTTATTGTGCAATTTGTACACGGTAACATTGTAAATGATGAAACCTTAGCTTCATCTGAATCTTGTGGCACCGGATTATTGTTTTGTAGCGGAAAAGCTCAAGATATTAAATGGGATAGGAAGAATAATTCTAAAATAAATATTACAGACCGAAAAGGAGACCCTATTTCACTAATGCCAGGCCCTACATGGTGGACTTTTATTGATGAAACCTCTTCTATAGCCTACGATTAG